In the genome of Halostella limicola, one region contains:
- a CDS encoding molybdopterin-dependent oxidoreductase, translated as MIKDVTDLYREFGDDRLPAGQRKTEKFPVLSKSGTPEFDPETWEFTVTGAVEEELSLSWEEFRDLPNETQRQDFHCVTGWSKFDCEFTGVTFLEIAERAGVEDDAVHVMFYGMDDYTTNLPLERCMREEVLFAWGYDGDDLPREHGGPLRVVTPHRYAYKGSKWVNGVEFLTEPERGYWEKRGYSNTANPWNEERYS; from the coding sequence ATGATCAAAGACGTCACGGACCTCTACAGGGAGTTCGGCGACGACCGCCTCCCGGCCGGGCAGCGGAAGACGGAGAAGTTCCCAGTGCTCTCGAAGAGCGGCACGCCGGAGTTCGACCCCGAGACGTGGGAGTTCACCGTCACCGGCGCGGTCGAGGAGGAACTCTCCCTCTCCTGGGAGGAGTTCCGCGACCTGCCGAACGAGACCCAGCGTCAGGACTTTCACTGCGTCACGGGATGGAGCAAGTTCGACTGCGAGTTCACCGGCGTCACGTTCCTCGAGATCGCGGAGCGTGCGGGCGTCGAGGACGACGCGGTCCACGTGATGTTCTACGGGATGGACGACTACACGACGAACCTCCCGCTGGAGCGGTGTATGCGCGAGGAAGTGCTGTTCGCGTGGGGGTACGACGGCGACGATCTGCCGCGCGAGCACGGGGGCCCGCTCCGCGTCGTCACGCCGCACCGGTACGCCTACAAGGGGTCGAAGTGGGTAAACGGCGTCGAGTTCCTCACCGAACCGGAGCGCGGGTACTGGGAGAAGCGCGGCTACTCCAACACCGCGAACCCGTGGAACGAGGAACGCTACAGCTAA
- a CDS encoding DUF7550 family protein, with amino-acid sequence MTGEDEHGHQDTDASDVEPGRETAPQSPYGMREVGIGFAVLAVGLLVAFAVPLLLT; translated from the coding sequence ATGACCGGCGAAGACGAGCACGGCCACCAGGACACGGACGCATCGGACGTAGAACCCGGCCGCGAGACGGCCCCGCAGAGCCCCTACGGCATGCGGGAGGTCGGCATCGGCTTCGCGGTGCTCGCCGTCGGCCTCCTCGTCGCGTTCGCCGTGCCGCTCCTGCTGACCTGA
- a CDS encoding rhomboid family intramembrane serine protease: MSLAYAAGVVGALLVSLAVAWYADRSREAWGRRLRTRFLLGVPWGTLVSVGVVLAVYLFVQRGLVHWNDPVTLPFRAWSYLYPVGIVTAAFSHGGPSHLLGNLTGTLVLAPIVEFAWGHYPSERGSKSFSSWRTNPYVRAFAVFPGAVIGVGLLTGLFAIGPVIGFSGVVFAFAGFALVHYPLTTVVAALGVQSVLTRTYRVVLSPVVTAGTSGSPPGPPWWAEIAIQGHALGLLIGVLLGVAVAHRRDRTPGGVRVWFAVLAFAVAQGLWAVYWFRGNGEYVLYQGVGLALVAALAAVVTLAVTASERSLPALGGASRRQAAAVVLVVALAAIAGPAIPVNSLTVAGDGTPPADRSVAVDGYTVTYAEDVRNRMIPAFDVSVFGEDTDVRTSGVIVVNRDRHIWTRAVSKQRLAYSGSATVRVGGIDRATSVEVRRTGWEATGGDAAYQVWLRAEGERPRHVYNSSPATAEPRVRGKNVSVVAREGGGFTLRATEANRTVAERALPAENESVALDDLRIERRDDALYAVADGTRVRVAEKERYR, from the coding sequence ATGTCGCTGGCGTACGCCGCCGGAGTCGTCGGTGCCCTGCTGGTCTCGCTCGCCGTCGCCTGGTACGCGGACCGCTCCCGCGAGGCGTGGGGGCGGCGACTGCGGACGCGCTTCCTCCTCGGCGTCCCCTGGGGGACGCTCGTCTCCGTCGGCGTCGTCCTCGCGGTGTATCTGTTCGTCCAGCGCGGCCTCGTCCACTGGAACGACCCCGTCACCCTCCCGTTCCGGGCGTGGTCGTACCTCTACCCCGTCGGGATCGTCACCGCGGCGTTCTCCCACGGCGGCCCGAGCCACCTGCTCGGCAACCTCACCGGGACGCTCGTGCTCGCGCCGATCGTCGAGTTCGCGTGGGGCCACTACCCGAGCGAACGGGGGAGCAAGTCGTTCTCGTCGTGGCGGACGAACCCCTACGTCCGCGCGTTCGCCGTCTTCCCGGGGGCTGTCATCGGCGTCGGCCTGCTCACGGGACTGTTCGCCATCGGGCCGGTCATCGGCTTCTCCGGGGTCGTCTTCGCGTTCGCCGGCTTCGCGCTCGTCCACTACCCCCTGACGACGGTCGTCGCGGCGCTGGGCGTCCAGTCGGTCCTCACCCGGACGTACCGCGTCGTTCTCTCGCCGGTCGTCACCGCCGGCACGTCCGGGTCACCGCCGGGGCCGCCGTGGTGGGCGGAGATCGCGATCCAGGGCCACGCGCTCGGCCTGCTGATCGGGGTTCTCCTCGGCGTCGCGGTGGCCCACCGACGCGACCGGACGCCGGGCGGAGTGCGGGTGTGGTTCGCCGTCCTCGCGTTCGCCGTCGCGCAGGGGCTGTGGGCGGTGTACTGGTTCCGCGGCAACGGCGAGTACGTCCTCTATCAGGGGGTCGGCCTGGCGCTGGTCGCGGCGCTCGCGGCGGTCGTCACCCTCGCGGTAACGGCGTCGGAGCGCTCGCTCCCGGCCCTCGGCGGCGCGTCTCGCCGGCAAGCGGCCGCCGTCGTCCTCGTCGTGGCGCTGGCGGCGATCGCTGGGCCGGCCATCCCGGTCAACTCGCTGACTGTGGCCGGCGACGGGACGCCCCCCGCGGACCGGTCGGTCGCCGTCGACGGCTACACCGTCACGTACGCCGAGGACGTCCGCAACCGGATGATCCCCGCGTTCGACGTCTCCGTGTTCGGCGAGGACACGGACGTCCGCACGAGCGGCGTCATCGTCGTCAACCGGGACCGCCACATCTGGACGCGGGCGGTGTCGAAACAGCGACTCGCGTACAGCGGGTCCGCGACGGTTCGGGTCGGCGGAATCGACCGGGCGACGTCGGTCGAGGTCCGCCGGACCGGCTGGGAGGCGACCGGCGGCGACGCCGCGTACCAGGTCTGGCTCCGCGCGGAGGGCGAGCGGCCGCGCCACGTGTACAACTCCTCGCCGGCGACCGCGGAGCCGCGGGTCCGTGGCAAGAACGTGAGCGTCGTCGCGCGCGAGGGCGGCGGGTTCACGCTCCGCGCGACCGAGGCGAACCGCACCGTCGCCGAGCGGGCGCTCCCGGCGGAGAACGAGTCGGTCGCGCTGGACGACCTGCGGATCGAGCGCCGCGACGACGCGCTGTACGCGGTCGCCGACGGCACTCGCGTCCGCGTCGCGGAGAAGGAGCGGTACCGCTGA
- a CDS encoding MBL fold metallo-hydrolase, with translation MTVSDWGDWLPRAVEDADPETVAVWYLGCNGFVLKGSEGTTLFIDPYLGTGDPPRTVRMVPVPFDPEDVDEADAVLATHEHVDHVHGPSQAPILENTGATLHAPDDSLAVALDEEEWQADHDIGDDQFDEVAEGDTFEVGEFTVHVEDSNDPDATHPVSYVIEHDAGTFFHGGDTKPSDEFEHVGEEYDIDLGVLAFGAIGNVPDKETGEPVRTKWYCDENEAVKAARDLQFDRFLPSHWDMWKGMTADPKVLHHHARSYEYPRDLEIVEIGDRIDL, from the coding sequence ATGACAGTGAGCGACTGGGGCGACTGGCTGCCCCGCGCCGTCGAGGACGCCGACCCCGAGACCGTCGCGGTGTGGTATCTCGGCTGCAACGGCTTCGTACTGAAGGGAAGCGAGGGAACGACGCTCTTCATCGACCCCTACCTCGGCACCGGCGACCCGCCGCGGACGGTCCGGATGGTTCCCGTGCCGTTCGACCCCGAGGACGTCGACGAGGCCGACGCGGTGCTCGCCACCCACGAGCACGTCGACCACGTCCACGGGCCGAGCCAGGCGCCCATCCTCGAGAACACCGGCGCGACGCTGCACGCCCCCGACGACAGCCTCGCCGTCGCGCTCGACGAGGAGGAGTGGCAGGCCGACCACGACATCGGGGACGACCAGTTCGACGAGGTCGCGGAGGGCGACACGTTCGAGGTGGGCGAGTTCACCGTCCACGTCGAGGACTCGAACGACCCCGACGCCACGCATCCGGTGAGCTACGTGATCGAGCACGACGCCGGCACGTTCTTCCACGGCGGCGACACCAAGCCCAGCGACGAGTTCGAGCACGTGGGCGAGGAGTACGACATCGACCTCGGCGTGCTCGCGTTCGGCGCTATCGGAAACGTCCCCGACAAGGAGACGGGCGAACCGGTCCGGACGAAGTGGTACTGCGACGAGAACGAGGCCGTGAAGGCCGCCCGAGACCTGCAGTTCGACCGCTTCCTCCCCAGCCACTGGGACATGTGGAAGGGGATGACCGCGGACCCGAAGGTCCTCCACCACCACGCGCGGAGCTACGAGTACCCCCGAGACCTGGAGATCGTCGAGATCGGGGACCGCATCGACCTGTAA
- the crcB gene encoding fluoride efflux transporter CrcB, whose protein sequence is MNPAYLVGVGGVLGALARHLVYAAVSRGADVPRGTLAVNVAGSLALGALTAAGASESALLFLGTGACGAFTTFSSFSVETVQLWDRGKRRTAAANAALNLALSLAAVLVGGTVVGLV, encoded by the coding sequence GTGAACCCCGCGTACCTGGTCGGGGTCGGCGGCGTGCTCGGCGCGCTGGCTCGCCACCTCGTCTACGCCGCCGTCTCGCGCGGAGCGGACGTGCCCCGGGGCACGCTCGCAGTGAACGTGGCTGGGAGCCTCGCGCTCGGCGCGCTCACCGCCGCGGGCGCGTCGGAGTCGGCGCTGCTGTTTCTCGGCACCGGGGCCTGCGGCGCGTTCACGACGTTCTCCTCCTTCTCCGTGGAGACAGTGCAGCTGTGGGACAGGGGAAAGCGGCGGACGGCAGCCGCGAACGCCGCCCTGAACCTGGCGCTCTCGCTCGCGGCGGTGCTGGTCGGCGGGACTGTCGTCGGTCTTGTCTGA
- a CDS encoding DUF1059 domain-containing protein, protein MTKRLDCMVDGCDATIEGESEQEVMAQAQEHAQSEHPDMDLDDETTQNIRSNIRDV, encoded by the coding sequence ATGACGAAGAGACTTGACTGCATGGTCGACGGCTGCGACGCGACTATCGAAGGCGAGAGCGAGCAAGAGGTGATGGCCCAGGCCCAAGAACACGCGCAGAGCGAACACCCCGACATGGATCTCGACGACGAGACTACCCAGAACATCCGGTCGAACATCCGAGACGTGTAG
- the hisF gene encoding imidazole glycerol phosphate synthase subunit HisF: protein MLTKRVIPCIDVDLDEDGNAAVYTGVNFENLRYTGDPVEMAKLYNEAGADEFVFLDITASADGRETMLGVVEDVADEVFIPLTVGGGIRTRDDIKETLRAGADKVSINTGALERPELITEGAEAFGSQCIVISVDAQRRFDEQGEHYAQIDGESCWFECTVKGGREGTGVDVIEWAKEAEARGAGELFVNSIDADGTEEGYDIPLTKGVCDAVSTPVIASSGCGGPEDAYEVFTEAGADAALAASIFHFDEYSIREVKEYLDERDVPVRL, encoded by the coding sequence ATGCTGACGAAGCGAGTCATCCCCTGCATCGACGTGGACTTAGACGAGGACGGGAACGCGGCGGTGTACACGGGGGTCAACTTCGAGAACCTGCGATACACGGGCGACCCCGTGGAGATGGCGAAACTGTACAACGAGGCCGGGGCCGACGAGTTCGTTTTCCTCGACATCACCGCCTCCGCGGACGGCCGCGAGACGATGCTCGGCGTCGTCGAGGACGTGGCCGACGAGGTGTTCATCCCGCTCACGGTCGGCGGCGGCATCCGCACGCGCGACGATATCAAGGAGACGCTCCGCGCCGGCGCGGACAAGGTCTCGATCAACACCGGCGCGCTGGAGCGCCCCGAACTGATCACGGAGGGCGCGGAGGCGTTCGGCAGCCAGTGCATCGTCATCAGCGTCGACGCGCAGCGCCGCTTCGACGAGCAGGGCGAGCACTACGCGCAGATCGACGGCGAGTCCTGCTGGTTCGAGTGCACCGTCAAGGGCGGCCGCGAGGGCACCGGCGTGGACGTGATCGAGTGGGCGAAGGAAGCCGAGGCCCGCGGCGCGGGCGAGCTGTTCGTCAACTCCATCGACGCCGACGGCACCGAGGAGGGGTACGACATCCCGCTGACGAAGGGCGTCTGCGACGCCGTCTCGACGCCGGTCATCGCCTCCTCTGGCTGCGGCGGCCCCGAGGACGCCTACGAGGTGTTCACCGAGGCCGGCGCGGACGCCGCGCTCGCCGCCTCCATCTTCCACTTCGACGAGTACTCTATCAGGGAGGTCAAGGAGTACCTCGACGAGCGCGACGTACCGGTCCGGCTGTAG
- a CDS encoding DNA-directed RNA polymerase subunit L — MELRVIDNTEDELAIEIGGEDHTFMNVLKGALLETDGVTAATYDVNPEQSGGQTEPILTVKTEAGTDPLDALEEGATRVTEKTTSFREAFESAA; from the coding sequence ATGGAACTACGCGTCATCGACAACACCGAGGACGAACTCGCCATCGAGATCGGCGGGGAGGACCACACCTTCATGAACGTCCTCAAGGGCGCGCTGCTGGAGACCGACGGGGTCACCGCGGCGACCTACGACGTGAACCCCGAGCAGTCCGGCGGCCAGACCGAACCGATCCTCACGGTCAAGACCGAGGCGGGCACGGACCCCCTCGACGCGCTGGAGGAAGGCGCGACGCGCGTGACCGAGAAGACGACCTCCTTCCGCGAGGCGTTCGAGAGCGCGGCCTAA
- a CDS encoding glycoside hydrolase family 15 protein — MQFRVALDDFKRNSGRRFPEEHRTTGAFSGGEGRLVHVAPTGALRDYGYPLSGLYGVQRSRLGISVGDRVRWFDELDPTTQRYRGDTALVETRLDAGEFTVRQYDLTLDDRHLTRIELRGDVPDGAELVAAFTAAPDGTENRVGNLDHGDAVEVFHHDEHDYFAADTAAEFACDVQAPFDAVLGEDPVPFPSEGDAGRYESDSLTPNVVVRAPLSDDDGTASVTLGSLLADHGETDREAALSRLTAAVEGHGSLDALLDAARDRRPAALPEEQPLGAVAAADLRTLDLLAAPTGARVAGPDFDPFYAYSGGYGYTWFRDDAEITRYLAEAGEDLGVDVADHLCDTAAFYCDTQGDDGTWPHRVWPRDGTLAPGWANGRIEDGDGVDYQADQTASVVSFLADYLRRADDPDERVADALAAAVDGLDDSLADDGLPVRCQNAWENMNGRFAHTAATFLQAYATVADAPVSEGLREHARERAHRAYEGVDRLWVEGRGVYALREDEGELDERLDSGTLALVEAHRAYEAIGPVDETRRERLVSHVEATIEGLRRDPDGSEVRGLARFEGDPWRVDEQADPKVWSVSTGWGAVATAHLALLTGDRSHFDRAGELLSHLLPDGPLTTETGLLAEQVFDDGTLDSATPLGWSHALRLRAIALLAERDELPQVEAGTPAAAVDD; from the coding sequence ATGCAATTCCGCGTGGCCCTCGACGACTTCAAGCGAAACAGTGGTCGCCGGTTTCCGGAGGAACACCGGACCACCGGCGCGTTCTCGGGGGGTGAGGGCCGTCTCGTTCACGTCGCGCCGACGGGCGCGTTGCGGGACTACGGCTATCCGCTCTCCGGCCTGTACGGCGTTCAGCGGTCCCGTCTCGGCATCTCCGTCGGCGACCGGGTCCGCTGGTTCGACGAACTGGACCCGACCACACAGCGGTATCGCGGCGACACCGCGCTCGTCGAGACCCGGCTCGACGCGGGCGAGTTCACCGTCCGCCAGTACGACCTGACGCTCGACGACCGCCACCTCACCCGGATCGAACTTCGCGGGGACGTTCCCGACGGCGCCGAACTCGTCGCCGCTTTCACCGCCGCGCCGGACGGCACCGAGAACCGCGTCGGCAACCTCGACCACGGGGATGCCGTCGAGGTGTTCCACCACGACGAGCACGACTACTTCGCCGCCGACACCGCGGCCGAGTTCGCCTGCGACGTGCAGGCCCCGTTCGACGCCGTGCTCGGCGAGGACCCGGTGCCGTTCCCGAGCGAGGGCGACGCCGGACGCTACGAGTCTGACAGCCTGACGCCCAACGTCGTCGTCAGAGCCCCGCTGTCGGACGACGACGGAACGGCGAGCGTCACCCTCGGGTCGCTGCTCGCCGACCACGGCGAGACTGACCGCGAGGCGGCGCTGTCGCGGCTGACCGCCGCCGTCGAGGGCCACGGCTCGCTCGACGCCCTCCTGGACGCCGCTCGCGACCGCCGACCGGCGGCGCTCCCGGAGGAACAGCCGCTCGGCGCGGTGGCCGCGGCGGACCTCCGAACCCTCGACCTCCTCGCCGCGCCGACCGGCGCGCGCGTCGCTGGCCCCGACTTCGACCCCTTCTACGCTTACTCCGGCGGCTACGGCTACACCTGGTTCCGCGACGACGCCGAGATAACGCGGTACCTCGCGGAGGCGGGCGAGGACCTCGGCGTCGACGTGGCCGACCACCTCTGCGACACGGCCGCGTTCTACTGCGACACGCAGGGCGACGACGGCACCTGGCCCCACCGCGTGTGGCCCCGCGACGGCACTCTCGCGCCCGGGTGGGCGAACGGCCGCATCGAGGACGGCGACGGCGTCGATTACCAGGCCGACCAGACCGCGAGCGTCGTCTCCTTCCTCGCGGACTACCTGCGACGGGCCGACGACCCCGACGAGCGGGTGGCCGACGCGCTGGCGGCGGCGGTCGACGGCCTCGACGACTCGCTGGCCGACGACGGCCTCCCGGTCCGCTGCCAGAACGCCTGGGAGAACATGAACGGCCGGTTCGCCCACACCGCAGCGACCTTCCTGCAGGCGTACGCCACCGTCGCCGACGCACCGGTTTCCGAGGGCCTCCGGGAACACGCCCGTGAGCGGGCCCACCGCGCGTACGAGGGCGTCGACCGCCTCTGGGTCGAGGGCCGCGGCGTCTACGCCCTGCGAGAGGACGAGGGCGAACTCGACGAGCGCCTCGACTCGGGCACCCTCGCGCTGGTCGAGGCACACCGCGCGTACGAGGCGATTGGTCCGGTCGACGAGACGCGCCGCGAGCGCCTCGTCTCCCACGTCGAGGCGACGATCGAGGGGCTCCGCCGCGACCCGGACGGGAGCGAGGTGCGCGGCCTCGCCCGCTTCGAGGGCGACCCGTGGCGCGTCGACGAGCAGGCCGACCCGAAGGTGTGGTCCGTCTCCACCGGCTGGGGCGCGGTCGCGACCGCGCACCTCGCGCTGCTGACCGGCGACCGCTCGCACTTCGACCGCGCCGGCGAACTCCTCTCCCATCTCCTCCCCGACGGGCCGCTGACCACCGAGACGGGACTGCTCGCCGAGCAGGTGTTCGACGACGGCACGTTAGACAGCGCGACGCCGCTCGGCTGGTCTCACGCGCTCCGGCTCCGCGCGATCGCGCTGCTCGCCGAACGGGACGAACTCCCGCAGGTCGAGGCCGGCACGCCGGCCGCCGCCGTGGACGACTGA
- a CDS encoding DUF7120 family protein, with the protein MPKVEINIPEHLEMQIAQMVEQGEFVNREEAVEELLSTGLKAYKTSGPMDDDQDHGLEDDGMMGHEDEYVF; encoded by the coding sequence ATGCCGAAAGTAGAGATCAATATCCCTGAACACCTCGAAATGCAAATCGCCCAGATGGTCGAGCAGGGCGAGTTCGTCAACCGCGAGGAAGCGGTCGAAGAGCTCCTGTCGACCGGGCTGAAAGCCTACAAGACCAGCGGCCCCATGGACGACGACCAGGACCACGGCCTGGAGGACGACGGCATGATGGGCCACGAAGACGAGTACGTCTTCTAA
- a CDS encoding fluoride efflux transporter FluC: protein MTESQSLTMVESAVLIALGGFAGANVRYAADLVLPALSATLAANVAGSALLGFVLYEEALVGAFSRQLRVALGTGFLSSLTTYSTFAVQTAAASPAVAALNVVGNYALGFLGVALGRWAALRLAAEVRA, encoded by the coding sequence ATGACCGAGTCTCAGAGCCTCACGATGGTCGAGTCGGCGGTCCTGATCGCGCTCGGCGGGTTCGCCGGCGCGAACGTCAGGTACGCCGCGGACCTGGTGCTCCCCGCGCTGTCGGCCACCCTCGCGGCGAACGTCGCCGGGAGCGCGCTGCTCGGGTTCGTGCTCTACGAAGAGGCGCTCGTCGGCGCGTTCTCCCGCCAGTTGCGGGTCGCGCTCGGCACTGGGTTTCTCTCGTCGCTGACCACCTACAGCACCTTCGCCGTCCAGACAGCGGCGGCGTCGCCGGCGGTCGCCGCGCTCAACGTCGTGGGCAACTACGCGCTCGGCTTCCTCGGCGTCGCGCTGGGTCGCTGGGCCGCCCTCCGGCTGGCCGCGGAGGTGCGAGCGTGA
- a CDS encoding ThuA domain-containing protein translates to MVSVTVWNEYRHEREDDEVADVYPDGIHAVLADALEDRGHDVTTARLDEAEHGLTEDVLDGTEVLLWWGHAAHDEVEGEIVDRVVSRVRDGMGFLPLHSAHYSKPFKRLMGTSCSLKWRESGERERLWTVEPGHPIADGVDESFVVPEAEMYGERFDVPEPDTLLFLSWFEGGEVFRSGCCYRRGSGRVFYFRPGHETYPIYRDETIQHVIDNGVRWAAPDDGPSPTYESVDPHEE, encoded by the coding sequence ATGGTTTCGGTCACCGTCTGGAACGAGTACCGCCACGAGCGCGAGGACGACGAGGTCGCCGACGTGTACCCCGACGGGATCCACGCCGTCCTCGCGGACGCGCTCGAAGACCGCGGGCACGACGTCACGACGGCGAGGCTGGACGAAGCCGAACACGGGCTCACGGAGGACGTCCTCGACGGGACTGAGGTCCTCCTCTGGTGGGGACACGCGGCCCACGACGAGGTCGAGGGCGAGATCGTCGACCGGGTCGTCTCCCGCGTCCGCGACGGGATGGGATTTCTCCCCCTCCACTCCGCGCACTACTCGAAGCCGTTCAAACGTCTGATGGGGACGAGTTGCTCGCTGAAGTGGCGCGAGAGCGGCGAGCGAGAGCGCCTCTGGACGGTCGAGCCGGGCCACCCCATCGCCGACGGCGTCGACGAGTCGTTCGTCGTCCCCGAGGCCGAGATGTACGGGGAACGCTTCGACGTGCCCGAACCCGACACGCTCCTCTTTCTCTCGTGGTTCGAGGGCGGCGAGGTGTTTCGAAGCGGCTGTTGCTACCGCCGCGGCAGCGGACGGGTCTTCTACTTCCGGCCGGGCCACGAGACGTACCCCATCTACCGCGACGAGACCATCCAGCACGTGATCGACAACGGCGTCCGCTGGGCAGCGCCCGACGACGGGCCGTCCCCGACGTACGAGAGCGTGGACCCGCACGAGGAGTGA